One window of the Vigna radiata var. radiata cultivar VC1973A chromosome 1, Vradiata_ver6, whole genome shotgun sequence genome contains the following:
- the LOC106770738 gene encoding alpha-dioxygenase 1-like — translation MWSVITDPIRNLFANVVHQFIHKDFHEAVAKMTIIDAFLFIIVHSIDKLGIWHRLPVFLGLLYLAIRRHLHQEYNLFNVGTTPTGIRFNHSDFPYRTADGKYNDXFNEVAGSQGTFFGRNMLPVDQKKKLLKPDPMVVATKLLARRTYKDTGKQFNVIAASWIQFMIHDWIDHLEDTKQIELTAPKEVAGQCPLKSFKFFKTKEIPTGFYEIKTGSSNIRTPWWDASAVYGSNGEVLQKVRTFKDGKLNISKDGNLLHNENGTAVAGDIRNSWAGVSTLQSLFIQEHNAVCDSLKKYYPHLNDEELYRHARLVISAVIAKVHTIDWTVELLKTDTLHAGMRANWYGLLGKKFKDTFGHVGGSILGGFVGMKKPENHGVTYSLTEEFASVYRMHPLLPDNLHLRDLSATPGPNKSLPVIKEIPMKSLIGLPGEKTLSEIGVARQLVSMGHQACGALELWNYPEWLRDLVPQNIDGTERSEHVDLAALEIYRDRERNVARYNQFRRSLLLIPISKWEDLTDDKEAIKVLEEVYGDDVEELDLLVGLMAEKKIKGFAISETAFVIFLLMACRRLEADRFFTSNYNEETYTKKGLEWVNTTESLKDVIDRHYPEMTHKWLNSSSAFSVWDSLPNSPNHVPLYLRVPH, via the exons ATGTGGTCTGTGATAACGGATCCCATCAGAAACCTTTTTGCAAATGTTGTTCACCAGTTCATCCACAAAGACTTCCATGAAGCAGTGGCCAAAATGACCATAATAGATGCTTTTCTCTTCATT ATTGTTCATTCCATTGACAAGCTGGGGATATGGCATCGTCTACCTGTTTTCTTAGGGCTATTGTATCTGGCTATCAGACGTCACCTTCACCAAGAGTACAACCTCTTCAACGTTGGAACAACACCAACTGGGATTAGGTTCAACCATTCAGATTTTCCATACAGAACAGCTGATGGAAAATATAATGATCNTTTCAATGAAGTTGCTGGCAGCCAAGGAACTTTCTTTGGCAGAAACATGCTTCCTGTTGATCAGAAGAAAAAG CTATTGAAGCCTGATCCAATGGTGGTAGCAACAAAACTACTAGCTAGAAGGACATATAAGGACACAGGGAAGCAATTCAACGTGATTGCAGCTTCTTGGATTCAGTTCATGATTCACGATTGGATCGATCATCTTGAGGATACCAAACAG ATTGAACTGACTGCACCAAAAGAAGTTGCAGGCCAATGCCCTCTAAAATCTTTCAAATTCTTCAAAACTAAGGAAATTCCCACTGGATTCTATGAGATAAAAACGGGATCATCGAACATTCGAACACCATGGTG GGATGCAAGTGCTGTGTATGGAAGCAATGGAGAAGTTTTACAGAAAGTGAGGACTTTCAAAGATGGAAAGCTAAATATATCAAAGGATGGAAACCTTCTGCATAACGAAAATGGAACAGCAGTTGCAGGTGACATCCGCAACAGTTGGGCTGGTGTTTCAACTCTGCAATCCCTTTTCATTCAAGAACACAATGCAGTTTGTGATTCTCTCAAG AAATATTACCCTCATTTGAATGATGAAGAACTTTATCGCCATGCAAGATTGGTGATTTCAGCTGTGATTGCAAAGGTTCACACCATTGATTGGACTGTGGAGCTTCTTAAAACTGATACTCTACATGCAGGAATGCGTGCCAACTG GTATGGACTATTGGGGAAGAAGTTTAAGGATACATTTGGACATGTTGGTGGGTCCATCTTGGGAGGATTTGTTGGTATGAAGAAGCCAGAAAATCATGGTGTCACATACTCTTTAACAGAAGAATTTGCGAGTGTCTACAGAATGCACCCACTCCTACCTGATAACCTGCATCTGAGAGACCTATCTGCAACTCCTGGGCCAAACAAATCTCTACCAGTAATCAAAGA AATTCCTATGAAAAGCTTGATTGGACTACCAGGAGAGAAGACATTATCAGAAATAGGAGTTGCAAGACAACTTGTGTCAATGGGTCACCAAGCTTGTGGAGCATTAGAGCTTTGGAATTATCCAGAGTGGCTAAGAGACCTTGTACCACAGAACATTGATGGCACAGAAAGGTCTGAACATGTGGACCTGGCTGCTCTTGAAA TTTACAGGGATAGGGAAAGGAATGTGGCTAGATACAACCAGTTTAGGAGGTCATTACTGTTAATACCTATCTCAAAGTGGGAAGATCTAACTGATGATAAGGAAGCAATTAAAGTATTGGAAGAAGTATATGGAGATGATGTTGAAGAACTTGATCTACTTGTAGGTCTCATGgcagagaagaaaataaagggtTTTGCAATCAGTGAGACAGCTTTTGTGATATTCCTCCTCATGGCATGCAG GAGGCTGGAAGCTGATAGGTTCTTCACAAGCAACTATAATGAAGAAACATACACTAAAAAGGGACTTGAATGGGTGAACACAACTGAGAGTTTGAAAGATGTGATTGATCGTCACTATCCTGAAATGACACACAAATGGTTGAACTCTTCTAGTGCTTTCTCTGTTTGGGATTCACTTCCAAACTCACCCAATCATGTTCCTCTTTACCTTCGTGTTCCTCATTAA
- the LOC106775070 gene encoding alpha-dioxygenase 1, giving the protein MWSVITDPIRNLFANVLHQFVHKDFHEAVAKMTIIDAFLFIIVHSIDKLGIWPRLPVFLGLLYLAIRRHLHQEYNLFNVGTTPTGIRFSPSDFPYRTADGKYNDPFNEVAGSQGSFFGRNMLPVHQKKKLLKPDPMVVATKLLARRKYKETGKQFNVIGASWIQFMIHDWIDHLEDTKQIELTAPKEVASQCPLKSFKFFKTKEIRTEFYEIKSGSLNIRTPWWDASAVYGSNGEVLQKVRTFKDGKLKISKDGNLLHNENGTAVAGDVRNSWAGVSTLQSLFIKEHNAVCDSLKKYYPHLNDEELYRHARLVTSAVIAKVHTIDWTVELLKTDTLLAGMRVNWYGLLGKKFKDTFGHVGGSILGGFVGMKKQENHGVSYSLTEEFVSVYRMHSLLPDNLQLRDVSATPGPNKSPPVIKEIPMKNLIGLPGEKKLTEIGVARQLVSMGHQTCGALELWNYPEWLRDLVPQNIDGTERSEHVDMAALEIYRDRERNVARYNQFRRSLLLIPISKWEDLTDDKEAIKVLEEVYGDDVEELDLLVGLMAEKKIKGFAISETAFVIFLLMASRRLEADRFFTSNYNEETYTKKGLEWVNTTESLKDVIDRHYPEMTHKWLNSSSAFSVWDSLPNSPNHIPLYLRVPH; this is encoded by the exons ATGTGGTCTGTGATAACGGATCCCATCAGAAACCTTTTTGCAAATGTTCTTCACCAGTTCGTCCACAAAGACTTCCATGAAGCAGTGGCCAAAATGACCATAATAGATGCTTTTCTCTTCATT ATTGTTCATTCCATTGACAAGCTGGGGATATGGCCTCGTCTGCCTGTTTTCTTAGGGCTATTGTATCTGGCTATCAGACGACACCTTCACCAAGAGTACAACCTCTTCAACGTTGGAACAACACCAACTGGGATTAGGTTCAGCCCTTCAGATTTTCCATACAGAACAGCTGATGGAAAATATAATGATCCTTTCAATGAAGTTGCTGGCAGCCAAGGCTCTTTCTTTGGCAGAAATATGCTCCCTGTTCATCAGAAGAAAAAG CTATTGAAGCCTGATCCAATGGTGGTAGCCACAAAACTACTAGCCAGGAGGAAATACAAGGAAACAGGGAAGCAATTCAATGTGATTGGAGCTTCTTGGATTCAATTTATGATTCACGATTGGATCGATCATCTTGAGGATACCAAACAG ATTGAACTCACTGCACCAAAAGAAGTTGCAAGCCAATGCCCTCTAAAATCTTTCAAATTCTTCAAGACTAAGGAAATTCGCACTGAATTCTATGAGATCAAATCCGGATCATTAAACATTCGAACACCTTGGTG GGATGCAAGTGCTGTGTATGGAAGCAATGGAGAAGTTTTACAGAAAGTGAGGACATTCAAAGATGGAAAGCTAAAGATATCAAAGGATGGAAACCTTCTGCATAACGAAAATGGAACAGCAGTTGCAGGTGACGTCCGCAACAGTTGGGCTGGTGTTTCAACTCTGCAGTCCCTTTTCATTAAAGAACACAATGCAGTTTGTGATTCTCTCAAG AAATATTACCCTCATTTGAATGATGAAGAACTTTATCGCCATGCAAGATTGGTGACTTCAGCTGTGATTGCAAAGGTTCACACCATTGATTGGACTGTGGAGCTTCTTAAAACAGATACACTACTTGCAGGGATGCGTGTCAATTG GTATGGGTTATTGGGGAAGAAATTTAAGGATACATTTGGACATGTTGGTGGATCCATTTTAGGAGGATTTGTTGGTATGAAGAAGCAAGAAAATCACGGTGTCTCATACTCTTTAACAGAAGAATTTGTGAGTGTCTATAGAATGCACTCACTCCTACCTGATAACCTGCAATTGAGAGATGTATCTGCAACTCCTGGGCCAAACAAATCTCCACCAGTAATCAAAGA AATTCCCATGAAAAACTTGATTGGACTACCTGGAGAGAAGAAACTAACAGAAATAGGAGTTGCAAGACAACTTGTGTCAATGGGTCACCAAACTTGTGGGGCATTAGAGCTTTGGAATTATCCAGAGTGGCTAAGAGACCTTGTACCACAGAACATTGATGGCACAGAAAGGTCTGAACATGTGGACATGGCTGCTCTTGAAA TTTACAGGGATAGGGAAAGGAATGTGGCTAGATACAACCAGTTTAGGAGGTCATTACTGTTAATACCTATCTCAAAGTGGGAAGATCTAACTGATGATAAGGAAGCAATTAAAGTATTGGAAGAAGTATATGGAGATGATGTTGAAGAACTTGATCTACTTGTAGGTCTCATggcagaaaagaaaataaagggtTTTGCAATCAGTGAGACAGCTTTTGTAATATTCCTCCTCATGGCAAGCAG GAGGCTGGAAGCTGATAGGTTCTTCACAAGCAACTACAATGAAGAAACATACACTAAAAAGGGACTTGAATGGGTGAACACAACTGAGAGTTTGAAAGATGTGATTGATCGTCACTATCCTGAAATGACACACAAGTGGTTGAACTCTTCTAGTGCTTTCTCAGTTTGGGATTCACTTCCAAACTCACCCAATCATATTCCTCTTTACCTTCGTGTTCCTCATTAA
- the LOC106765212 gene encoding uncharacterized protein LOC106765212, giving the protein MSEGFAIELYLDPALENQVLKAWNVLARRQITTHLIEMESRPHITLFSTPFLEPSKLESLLRTFASKHDPLSLSFSSVGTFPNHADNLLFLAPTPSLSLLQFQSHLCDAIRKEGIEISDDFAFNSWIPYCSVAHHVPKNRMPEAFSLLRELKLPVSGYATDIALVQFSPVRELFSFVLGNNVDS; this is encoded by the coding sequence ATGTCGGAAGGGTTCGCGATCGAACTGTACTTGGATCCGGCGTTGGAGAATCAGGTGCTCAAGGCATGGAACGTTCTTGCGCGCCGACAAATCACCACTCACCTCATCGAGATGGAGTCGCGCCCTCACATAACGCTCTTCTCCACACCATTTCTAGAACCTTCCAAGCTCGAATCGCTTCTCAGAACCTTTGCATCCAAGCATgatcctctctctctctccttctccTCCGTCGGCACCTTCCCCAACCACGCCGACAACCTGCTCTTCCTGGCGCCCACGCCCTCCCTCTCCCTCCTCCAATTCCAGTCCCACCTCTGCGACGCCATCAGAAAAGAAGGTATTGAGATCTCCGACGACTTCGCCTTCAATTCCTGGATACCTTACTGCTCGGTCGCACACCACGTCCCCAAAAACAGAATGCCCGAGGCTTTCTCCCTCTTGCGGGAACTCAAGCTGCCGGTTTCCGGTTACGCTACGGACATCGCGCTCGTGCAGTTCTCTCCGGTTCGCGAACTCTTCTCCTTTGTGCTCGGTAATAATGTAGACTCCTGA
- the LOC106768687 gene encoding uncharacterized protein LOC106768687, with amino-acid sequence MSEGFAIELYFDPALENQMLKAWNVLARRQITTHLIEMKSRPHITLFSAPFLEPSKLESLLRTFASKHDPLFLSFSSVGTFPNDADNLLFLAPTPSLSLLQFQSHLCDAIRKEGIEISDDFAFDSWIPYCSVAHHVPKNRMPEAFSLLRELKLPVSGYATDIALVKFSPVSELFSSVLSNNVDS; translated from the coding sequence ATGTCGGAAGGGTTCGCGATCGAATTGTACTTCGATCCGGCGTTGGAGAATCAAATGCTGAAGGCGTGGAACGTTCTCGCGCGCCGACAAATCACCACTCACCTCATCGAGATGAAGTCGCGCCCTCACATAACGCTCTTCTCCGCCCCCTTTCTAGAACCTTCCAAGCTCGAATCGCTTCTCAGAACCTTCGCATCCAAGCACGAtcctctttttctctccttctcCTCCGTCGGCACCTTCCCCAACGACGCCGACAACCTTCTCTTCCTGGCGCCCACGCCCTCCCTCTCCCTCCTCCAATTCCAGTCCCACCTCTGCGACGCCATCAGAAAAGAAGGTATTGAGATCTCCGACGACTTCGCCTTCGATTCCTGGATACCTTACTGCTCGGTCGCACACCACGTCCCCAAAAACAGAATGCCCGAGGCTTTCTCTCTCTTGCGGGAACTCAAGCTTCCGGTTTCCGGTTACGCTACGGACATCGCGCTCGTGAAGTTCTCTCCGGTTAGCGAACTCTTTTCCTCTGTGCTCAGCAACAATGTAGATTCCTGA